In Erigeron canadensis isolate Cc75 chromosome 7, C_canadensis_v1, whole genome shotgun sequence, one DNA window encodes the following:
- the LOC122609430 gene encoding zinc finger protein GAI-ASSOCIATED FACTOR 1-like produces MSNFTGGDAGSSFSSGNTGELEAQNRNQLSKTKDNLHGGNTSLPPAKKKRNLPGTPDPTAEVIALSPKTLMATNRFVCEICSKGFQRDQNLQLHRRGHNLPWKLKQRTTTDTRKRVYICPEPSCVHNHPSRALGDLTGIKKHYSRKHGEKKWKCDRCSKKYAVQSDWKAHQKTCGTREYKCDCGTIFSRRDSFITHRAFCDALAEENNKVNLGMLQSQQMTDHYTPSLAMNTGDSMSMELPEFGNYNLKSPLKLQPQEISMPYEAMNVSRGLFSSSSGTLLSNPRGVPSSTSGLDLSSSNGQLGFGNLPQETRAGGPFSVSMAHMSATALLQKAAQIGATASNVINSSMMQKSYVTSMAGPDQTNSDGPSPTPSYFDVQGSFHNILTQPEGYNALQKPNPQDTYGPGPKPILGSDPVMNDTGTYSEMLKRGDQCLGLMNMGHEDGKDNNSDLIQSRDDSGIVRGVPGNKVGGNETMTVDFLGIGGSRSLLMQEQRRFGSFEAAGLQHMQAMNPFQQLINHDSSTHEKPIWEE; encoded by the exons ATGTCTAATTTCACTGGAGGCGATGCTGGCAGTAGTTTCTCTTCAGGAAACACCGGAGAATTAGAAGCACAAAATCGAAACCAACTTTCAAAAACCAAAGACAACTTACATGGTGGGAATACTTCACTTCCTCCAGCGAAGAAAAAACGTAACCTGCCAGGAACCCCAG ATCCTACAGCAGAAGTTATTGCTTTATCACCAAAGACATTAATGGCGACCAACAGATTCGTGTGTGAGATTTGCAGCAAAGGGTTTCAAAGAGACCAAAATCTGCAGTTGCATCGAAGAGGTCATAATCTACCCTGGAAGCTTAAGCAAAGAACAACTACTGATACTCGGAAACGAGTCTACATATGCCCTGAGCCATCTTGTGTTCATAACCATCCATCCAGGGCTCTTGGTGATCTCACCGGCATCAAAAAGCATTATAGCAGGAAACATGGTGAGAAGAAATGGAAATGTGATCGGTGCTCTAAGAAATACGCGGTCCAGTCTGATTGGAAAGCTCATCAAAAAACTTGTGGCACTCGGGAATACAAGTGTGATTGCGGCACCATTTTCTCGAG AAGAGACAGTTTTATAACACATAGAGCATTTTGCGACGCATTAGCTGAAGAAAACAACAAGGTGAATCTGGGGATGCTGCAATCACAACAAATGACCGATCATTACACGCCATCCTTGGCAATGAACACCGGAGATAGCATGTCAATGGAACTCCCCGAATTTGGCAATTACAATTTGAAAAGCCCACTCAAGTTGCAACCTCAAGAGATTTCAATGCCTTACGAAGCAATGAACGTATCAAGGGGTTTGTTTTCGAGTAGTTCAGGTACCTTACTTAGCAACCCGAGAGGTGTACCATCATCGACTTCTGGACTCGATCTCAGTTCATCAAATGGGCAATTGGGTTTCGGGAACCTACCTCAGGAAACCAGAGCTGGAGGCCCATTTTCCGTGTCAATGGCTCATATGTCTGCAACGGCCTTGCTACAGAAAGCAGCCCAAATCGGTGCTACAGCAAGTAATGTCATAAATTCTTCAATGATGCAAAAGAGCTATGTTACTAGCATGGCTGGCCCGGACCAAACCAATTCTGATGGGCCAAGTCCCACACCGTCATACTTTGATGTACAAGGCTCGTTTCACAATATCCTTACACAACCCGAAGGATACAATGCTTTGCAAAAGCCCAACCCACAAGATACATATGGGCCCGGGCCCAAACCAATATTGGGTTCTGATCCTGTAATGAATGACACAGGAACTTATAGTGAAATGTTAAAGAGAGGAGATCAATGTCTTGGACTAATGAACATGGGACATGAAGATGGAAAAGATAATAACTCTGATCTGATTCAAAGCAGAGATGATTCTGGAATAGTAAGAGGCGTACCAGGTAACAAAGTTGGTGGTAATGAGACGATGACTGTCGATTTTCTAGGCATTGGAGGATCCAGATCACTACTTATGCAAGAACAACGTAGATTTGGGAGTTTTGAAGCAGCGGGTCTTCAACATATGCAAGCAATGAATCCATTCCAACAACTTATAAATCATGATTCTTCAACCCATGAAAAGCCCATTTGGGAGGAATAA